The stretch of DNA ATGAAGAGCATGAGTACTAGATCAgttgataatttaataattaactaGTTAGTACTACTACTAGATTATCATCAATCTGTGGGTTCTTAAATTGACCAACAAAAAACAAAGTGTCATTCAATTGATCACTAATGaccaaaattattcaaataagatCATGAATGACTCCGCcatttatatattctttagtactgaaaaattaaGTCGCGGATTGAAAAACTCAAACTTAGGATCACTTGTTAATTGGGGTTGTATtaggagtcttaaaaagtgtttaaataaacttaaaagctctttaattaaaaaaaaaaaaattagctagGTTGTTTGGGTACTCATGTTTTacattaaaatactttttaatttcaaataagtaaaaaattacttttctcAAGCGTActttttctcaagaaaaaattttattgcAAGCGATTTTATGCACCAAACCGCGTACCATTAATGTTGAATGTAAGGcattcttttatgaaaaaatctaattgtaaatgATTTTGCGTACTAATACACGtacttatttaatataattgatcagaaagtagattttattaaaaacagtgctaatttgaatttagaatatgaatgtAACAACATTAATACGCAGATTGGTACGTAAATTTGCTTGTACATAGTAAaactcttcttttatttatttttgtaataaaaagagTTATGTGAGTGTTGGTACGTAGTTTGGTGTGCCAAACCGCTTGTACCTAGCAAATCCCTTTCCTCAAACGGAGTCTTCTAGATAATTCAGAATATAGTTCAGATCTTAAAAAGATTGTCAATGGACGAAAATATCTAtacaacttttaaataattacaactttcaaacttttaagaatgtggttataatttttaaaaaattaaatgattgtTATTTCTAActcagaaaatacttttttaatttattttcaaataaatataacatatttaaaaatgatttacacataTGGTTATtaaataatgagaaatgatatatataagtctCAAATACACAAGCATCGCACAAACCCTTTATAAATAAGTGGATCCCACTATGGAAAAGTgtgaaaaattcaaattttcttgatggaattcacatttttacaaaagatttataCAAAGCTGTTACATTTGGAGCTTGTgtctagtattactcttaaataatatataactttttaataggaGAATAACCCGATACAATTAACAATCCAGACAAATGACCCGATACAATCAATCCAACCCAACACGAACGGATTGACAACTTTGAGGAGAATGGGATCAACTAATGATGATCTGTATGTTGACCTTGATATTGTTGTTTAACACTATTATTGGGGTTAAATCgattagagtaattctacatacaatcgtaaagtgcgtaaccgccgcgtaaccgctttaaaaaagagtggggtttactattaaaaaattaatttttttcatgtgggtcccatgttttattcatttttttcaaagcgattacgcggtggttacacaattcacggttgtaagtatattttctcaattaagAGCGTTTTAAAAAACGTGACTGATTCATTTGGTATCTAGCTATATATTAGGTCACAATTTTCACTTATTGCCCTGTCTTTTCACGATGGCATGCATTAGTGCTATTGTAAAAAGATAATTTGAAAAGACAAGTTATAAGATCcttatatatttagataattgtgattttttttcctcacaatattctatataatatatagtattttaattatttaattttcaatacaTTTATAATTATCGTAATTAGCTTTATATTCAAGTagtatatacttttttttctctgaaaATAATGGAATTGGTTTCAATCAATTGGAGGACAGCTTGTTGCGAAGCTTAGCACTTAGGGATCTTTTTAAGCGACActacaaaagaaacaattatttGATAGGAGTTTTTTTTGTGAcggaaatgactatttacaatgagaatgaactcatttttataataaaacgtAGTCATTTTCATTGCATATAACTAGCAACGTAtaagcatttttcttatagtactGTGAACCAATATGATGCATACATTGATCGATCACCGGTCACTTCAATTTTAGAGCTTAGAGATTTATCCAATCAATATCGACCAAAATCTCATACCAAATTGGTATTAATTTCTTACTAGTCCACATTAGAACAtgaacaattcatatttgagacCGATGAATTCACTTGTAAATCACGTTCGGTACgatgaggtatatatatatatatatgttagataaTTGGTCGTGGCCGGATTCAAGTTTCTTCCTTTCAAACCAATTAAACCAAAGTACTGATTATAACAACATCATCGATCGCCAAGTTCCATCGACTAGATCTCCCGCCTAATTGATCTAGTATTGGAGGATGGgatgatcaacatatatattatatacctaaTTGCAAAAccatgaaaataatgaaaaacaaaagtcttgattcaataaaattacaCCAAACgtgacatgatatatatatatatatagttgtggcAAGAAGTGGGCAAATGCTAGctaggctatatatatatgtagcttAAATGTTGAGACATGAAAGCAATTAAAACTATAATTagaactcctctctctctctctctctctctctctctctatatatatatatatatatatatatggaatgtaGGGTAGGATGTCGAAATCATCATTGGTGGGAATTAATTCAACCATTGGATCATGGAAGTGCATACAAATTCCGGTTGGTAGAACTTAATTGGCAGTTCCAACAAGTGTCATCAATTCCATGCAGTAGTACTTGGCTTAGGATAAGGTCGTCATCTTGAAGGAACCCCAcctgtattttatatataaatatatatatatatataaatatatatatatttatatcacaCGTTTATATCGTgatagtaaaagaaaaaggtaGGTTTTATACctcaaaattatcaatatatatatatatttatgttttgttatgGAAACCATTAAAATTGATATATCGCACCcctaattattaaaattgatatatattttgcaCCCAATTAATTATGACTGTTTAGACgaaagaaaaatagtaattaaatatgGAATAATGTGAATCATCAAATCTAGTTAATTATaaaggatatatataaaatgtcattttttaataattttatatagcGAAGtcatgatgtattttttttcttaaagaaattaagacctcatttgtttttgtaaataaaatattgttagaatatattttttttaatattattttttattttgatatttaaaaaaattgatttgtttattttattttgtgtgagaattaaaaaataataattaaatgagataaaaagaaTCGAGATGGATTGTGAAAGTAAACAATGTCTAAATTTACAACCTGCATGGCTAATATTGAGCGGTGCTATTCTACTGCCTGAGTAGTACCGCCGCTAGttgtttttgtaactttatttatttatttatatttatttaatatatttaaatatatttaaaaaaataaaaaatttattaatatatttaaaattattttcttaattgttaagtaaaaaaaaataaaaaactttcctAATGGTCAAATAAAGCAGTAAGAAATGGGGAGTATACTAGCTTTTTTCTTGCTGCAACTATGGAGTACGATCTCCGTAAAAGTTTGGCAGCCCGTCCGATCCgtattattaaacaaaaaatctactcaatctcttactattcacacaacttccacactctacattatttttaatttttattatttttttcttttattaaatatttattatatgaataatgaataaaatatttgaaataatttaaaaagaataaaactcaaaaaaaaatactaaaaaaatactaaaaatttataatattattttataaatagacGTACGCTCATGTACGTTGCTATACTTTCGGAGAAATCCATTGGGCATTGAGATCTCATCTCTCAttgggaaagaaaaatataacaataaatataGATAGCAGCTACTGTTTAGGAGTAActattttgcacacatgatatggcatcatctagaccacacatcttccTAAATCTAATTTACCATCCgactgagagagagataatGAGAGAGAGCCGAtaagagagagagcggagaaccgagattagagagagacaatgagagagagaggcagagatgagagagagagagagagagagccggcgagagatctgatgagagagagagagttgaggagagagaaaaagagagagagagttgatgagagagagagtcgttgatgagagagagatgatgagatgatgagagagagagggatagcGTCTCATCTGCGCGTTTtgcagaaaaaaagaaaagaaaagaaagaaaaatggatcaCATGCATCTACGTAatgtgtgcattgtgtgcaccactacagTAGATGCtatatagaaaaactcaaaatataaactCACTCATTTTTTACAgtacattatataattatattttaaaataaattataatttagtaaaatactttataaaaataacatcattttataaaaatatcctcactttaaaatatattgtaaaatatattgtgtgagTATAATTACTAAGAAATAAATTGGTGAAAATGACTACACTCATCTAGAAAAAGCTCAACAAATTTAGGTTAGAATAAcgttagatatagttttagattttgtaaatttcgagtgctatttttgaaaaaaatggagtttgttattaaaaaaaaaaaatgatatttataattttaggatgTGCAAGTCTCAcacactctctttaaaaaaaattatttaaatctagaaaccacatgaaaaaattattttttaataatgaatcttattttttttttttttaaataatgcatGAGGCTTGCATactcaaatatcatttttcatactaaaaaataaaactatatttaatattactcaaatattaattttttcatttaaattttaaatttattcatttttatttaagggAACACCCTAAAActgttaatattatttgtacttTTAAGTGAAGATGTTGGTGAGATCCTTTGGTCCAACTTGTGATATAGTACACGTCATCTGCACTTaatcaattaataatttaaagccatctttattaagaatattttcctTCATTCTCTTTCTTGATTTATTCTTTCTGTTACAGAATTGGGACACCGGCCAGATGAGAACAGCTagattctaaaatatttttcaaaaagctaAATGCCATCAAATTGactgtatttggatgttaaattaagttgaattgaattgaattaagatgataaaatattattttttaatattattattattttaaaacttgaaaaagttgaattacttattatattttatattaaaatttaaaaaattataataatgaattgaggtgaattgagatgagtttataaAACAATCAATCAGATTTTCATAAAGCATTATTACCTTAATATATCATAGAATCTTTGAAGCATGGCTTGGACtgcttaaatattaataaaatgaaaacgatttatatacaatattttttataatatttaatataattatatttataaaatatattataaaaataatattattttataaaaatattctcatttaaaaatattattatataatatattgtgtatcattactcttaataaAAACAGAtgggataaaaagaaaaaacgttTTCAATGCACAAGGGTGGGAAATGATTTGATGTGAGTGGGGGGGCAAGCTAGCCAGCGAGGCAGATGccatctttattttctttttctagttccCATCCTTTCCTGTTCTATCATGTATGTCCAGCTTTTTTTAACTTCAGGTCTATTAATTTGGCTGGTAGCCTTGCTCTCTACTGAGAAGCTATATTTTCTGTTTGGTTGGCTttgtccttttgttttgttcagaTCCTCCACAGGGCTTTTGCAATTGGGGGCTCCAAAATTTAGGGGTGCGCACTAACTTTGATTGGTCATGtttgatttcaaaatttttcaatttatctcatcttattttatttaattattttatataaaataaaataaatagtttaactatttcaaatcttaaaataaaaataatattaaaaaatatattctaataatattttattcaacttttaattttaatttcagtccatctcatctgcgaaagcAAATGAGACCTAAGTCAAATCTGACAAATCAAAGTCTCTGACTTTTTCAGAGTTTAAATccaaactccgactccgatttgtGTAGGCTCCGACTtgattccgactccgacttgtcggaacGTAGTCGGATTTGAGTTTTCAATTTTgggcttcttcttttttaacttcatatttaacccatttaaaaaagaattttttgtaagtattcaaatttcaatttttcaaaatgattaaaaactaaaattaaatctttcactgctaatttacttttatacttcacttatttctacactagacttatttctaatgtttaattacatattattatattttagtaaattggtattatgtgttattaatttattatactagagttaatagtcatttttatactaatgtctaatttatttctatacaagatttatactataatttctaattacatgttattatactcatgtctaacttatttctaacttaattatatactagactttctagtgtctaattatatgttattatacctTAGTAAATTGGTATATAtcttattaacttattatactagatttatttaaatactagtggctaacttatttctatacttgattatgtatgctAGTAATAcaatgatatttacatatactaaactatcactaatctatttatattatattatagtataagtatattattttataataattagctcatattagtatattattgaatttaagcatataaattctagttatataactatataactatactagtatatatgataaatatatagataaatacatatttttataacatattacaatatcggagtcggattcggagtcggagtcggagcatAAAGTTAGAGTCGAGTCGGATCGGAATGAGAGTCACTCCAATGACACATTcgactccaactctgacttCAATTTGTCGGAATGAAGCCAGATTTGGAATtggattttcagatttttttctaAGCCCTACTCCAAATGTCTAAAACTCAAACCCCTTGCCTTTCTTTAAAACAAATGtcaaaatttttattgtaagctttaaataaattcataattcttATTCTCTAAAATACGGgagaaaaagtataaaaaatccCTTAgaacctttaaaaaaattatactgaaactattttcctaaattttaaaaGAGTCATTTTACTTCTAAGTTACAAACAGTACTGTGAATGACATGTAATTAGTGGTATGGAGATACGTGTCCTCGTATCAGTTTgcaaataaaatgtttaatattaaaaataattacgatctaaattaatctaataataaaaactcaaaaagctTACTACCCTGTTCTCAAAAACAATCTTAGAAAATTCTTTActctataaaaatttaaaataatctctCAACTCTTAACATGATATCTGAAAAACCCACGTACAGCTccatccaaaaagaaaatttgagagttagaaaatgtttaggcttttatttatatatatataaatatatttatatatatatatatatatactcgaCGTAACAAAACTTTATTTACATCGGGAAGATGTTGGTCAGTGAATGTCATCAATTGACCAAGATTCAGGACATAATTATGGGTACGAACAAACAATAATGACATatacaagtctaaaatatacGGTCCTAGCgccaggatttttttttattattataaaaaaatggatcccAACATGAAAATACgtgaaaaattcattttttcttgacGGGACTCACCTTTTTAGGAATAACTTACACAAAGCTTGTGCATTTGGAGCTTGTCCCTAACTTTACTCTCCAACAAaatagtagctagctagcatcattttccaaatgaaAAATGGTAAATACGTACTCATGATCTGGttggaaataatatatatagagaatgCAAATGTAGCTTAATTTgctgtatatatttatatataggaaaatgtcATGAtaattttatcatcatcattaattaCAGAAGTTTGAACTGCTGATCAAGATGTTTTTGGAACCCCAAGTCATGAGATATATAGGTTGTTTCTGATGATAGATAGGTTCCTGAAACTCAGCATTCCAAGTTTCGAACCATGCACAGTAATGAACGAGAAGCACTAGCCAGCATGGCAGCAGCATTCATGCACGCATGGTGATCTTACAGCCTGGGTGGAAGACGAGGACGGTCCCATTCAGCCACAATGTGGTCACGGGTAATCTCTTTCAGTGAGCGGCAACCACTTAATGCCATTGTCAGTTCAAACTCCTCACGAAGCATCTGAAGCACTTTTCGGACACCAGCCTCTCCTTCAGCAGCCAATGAGAAAACCACCGGCCTTCCAAtctgatatacatatatatagtgcaaGATCATGATCACCACATGAATGACAGTCTAGCTAATCAAGCAATTAGAGGGGCCCTACGGCTTGTGTACAAGCTGAAATGATCGTGAAAAAATTTCGAAaggtaaatatttattttcattgccATACATaatagccatatatatatgcagcatatatatatgtgttatttACTCACAAATATGCCGGATGCTCCAAGAGCCAATGCCTTAAAGACATCTGTCCCACGCCTAACTCCGCCATCCAGAAATACAGGAACTCGGCCTTGTGCAGCTTTGACAACCTAATTCATCCCAATCAGAACATAATTATAAGGTTCATTTTTGCAACTTCAACTGCCATTGTGAAAACATGATCAAGATGATTAGGGAGATCTAAACTGAGCATGGAAACTGATACAAAATTCAGAAAGTAGGCCGTAGTTCATGATGGAAATTGAACCgatcaaatggtaaaaaatCATACTGATGCAAAGAATATTAATTACCTCTTCCAAAGCCATAATAGTTGCAGGGACATAATCAAGTTGTCGAGCTCCATGATTGGACACGATGATACCAGCTGCTCCAGCTTGTATGGCTAGCCTTGCTGCATTGATCACAAGGTTAGCATTGAAATAGAAGATTGCTTGATTTTGCGGGGAGGGGATTCAGAGATTCAGAATACATACTATCCTCAGCAGTAATTACACCCTTCACAAAAATTGGTAAATCGGTGATTGTCTGAAGCCACTTCACATCCTGTCCAAATAAATGAGCTACTTAAAATGTAATTTCTTCTGTCTAGCTCATAGTTAAAGAAATTCTACAAATAAACAGCCATCTTACCTTCCAGCTAAGAGAGCGGTCAATTTGTCCAGCAACATATGAAGCTAGGCCAGAATCATTAGCCTGCAGATTAAACCCATATGCGATCATggaaaattacaacaaaaaaaaaagaagaagatatgtTTTGTTTGACATTAAAAGATCACATATGTCAGCCACCTGATCCATCTTCCCCATATCCAATCCCTCAAAGTTCTTCAATGTCAAAAATGGGGGCAACACAAATCTGTTCGAGAAGACATCAGACAATGAAGTTCCTTAAGAACGGAAAAAACTTGTGGTGTCGATTTTATGTAACTCTCCCACTAGATCTACTTACTATGTCAGATATAGTACTGGGAAAAGCTAAGTAGTAAGTACTGAAGTGAACCTTtgttattctttttcctttctttatttcCAAATTGTATGTTTGAATGAATGTTCACCTGTTCTTGATGTCAGCCTCCCTGCGACCAAGCCTTGGAGTGTCCACAGTAAGGGCAATTGCCTTGAAACCAGCCCTTTCAGCTCTCCTTACGAGCTGTGCAACCACATGCCTGTCTTTGTAAACCTGAATAATAAGCAGAGAAATCCTTGTTAATTTGAATAACATTAAACAATAAATGAAGACCTTGTAAGCATCATAGACTTTGGGACATAATAAACATTAATGATTCTGAAAGTGACAATTAGAAAcgcattttcataattatctctTGATCAAAAGTAGCCAGAGGGACACTAGTCTTGGACAACACAGGTTGTATAATTTTGACACCATTTGAATTGTTCTAACATTATGCAAGAAAAACAATAGCAACAAGAGActaatttaagattaaaaaggCCCAGATGGGATGGGAGAATGTGGAGAAATTCATGTACTGTCCTATTTGGTTGCATAGTAACTCTCTGTCATGCTCAAACCAAGATCAATGACAGTTTGCAAAACTAGCGATCCTAGCAAAAGgcaagagaaagaaaacaaattatcaaaaaaagtgGGGGATGATCTCTTGCACTCACATAAAGCTGGAAAAAGCGAATGCCGGGTCCTGTTGAAGCAACCTCTTCGACGCTGGAAGTAGCCCATGAGGATAGAGTCTGAAACAACCAATTATGCATAAATAGAATAGGGGTGACATGTAAATATGGATGTCAATATATCAAAGCCAAAACTGTGAAGGAGTTGTAAGAAAGGATTAAATTCAGTTTAGACAAAGGAACTCGAAGAAACTTGGTGAAAATCCAAACCATGATTGTGCCAGCGGCCGATGCTGCTCTTGCAGTTGCATACTCTCCTGCACGAGAGTTACTTTATTAAGTGAATGATCAGGCCGACTATATGAAGAAGCCAAATGTCTTTATAAACTCTTCAGGATTCTCATGAATTGATTAAAAATAGTTTCTAGAAAGTGCAGCTACACCATTACAATGGATGATGTTAAAAGGGGCCATGTggttagaaaaaaaagaagaatccACCTTGAGAGTTACCAACAAGTAATTTTACGTTCTATTTGAAATAAGAATCAAAAGCGGACTACTAGAGATCATTAAAAgcaactatatatgaaatgacTCACAACTGCATTGTAGAGGACCTTTACCTccatttcctttcttcttttgcaAGGGGATACATTCTTTTAAATGCTTCACTTACATTTTTTCATACATGAGGTACAAACATGCACTTTGTACCAAAATTAGAGTAGATTAAAATTAGCAGATACATATCGGGGCCATTATGaattacatttttaaattgatCCTATATCGACCCTATGATCATATTCaagccataaaaaaaaaaaaaaaaaaaaaatcatattcaagCCATGAATAATGTATGTACTATCAACATACTGTGTACAAATTAGAGAAATATATGACTATACGCACACGTATATAGTTAATGAAGACAGGTACACATTACTCTACTATATATGAACATGGAACAAGTCCATGATAG from Juglans regia cultivar Chandler chromosome 4, Walnut 2.0, whole genome shotgun sequence encodes:
- the LOC108990249 gene encoding peroxisomal (S)-2-hydroxy-acid oxidase-like isoform X2, with amino-acid sequence MKQLQRKNCRRWFLTTMHQEQRTNGLLIRTGKHSQGFCKFRPRILIDVSKIDMTTTVLGFKISMPIMIAPTAMQKMAHPEGEYATARAASAAGTIMTLSSWATSSVEEVASTGPGIRFFQLYVYKDRHVVAQLVRRAERAGFKAIALTVDTPRLGRREADIKNRFVLPPFLTLKNFEGLDMGKMDQANDSGLASYVAGQIDRSLSWKDVKWLQTITDLPIFVKGVITAEDTRLAIQAGAAGIIVSNHGARQLDYVPATIMALEEVVKAAQGRVPVFLDGGVRRGTDVFKALALGASGIFIGRPVVFSLAAEGEAGVRKVLQMLREEFELTMALSGCRSLKEITRDHIVAEWDRPRLPPRL
- the LOC108990249 gene encoding peroxisomal (S)-2-hydroxy-acid oxidase-like isoform X1 codes for the protein MEITNVSEYEAIAKEKLPKMVFDYYASGAEDQWTLNQNRQAFSRILFRPRILIDVSKIDMTTTVLGFKISMPIMIAPTAMQKMAHPEGEYATARAASAAGTIMTLSSWATSSVEEVASTGPGIRFFQLYVYKDRHVVAQLVRRAERAGFKAIALTVDTPRLGRREADIKNRFVLPPFLTLKNFEGLDMGKMDQANDSGLASYVAGQIDRSLSWKDVKWLQTITDLPIFVKGVITAEDTRLAIQAGAAGIIVSNHGARQLDYVPATIMALEEVVKAAQGRVPVFLDGGVRRGTDVFKALALGASGIFIGRPVVFSLAAEGEAGVRKVLQMLREEFELTMALSGCRSLKEITRDHIVAEWDRPRLPPRL